Proteins encoded within one genomic window of Bradyrhizobium sp. 186:
- a CDS encoding DUF72 domain-containing protein — protein sequence MAKAKTASKKSGNIFIGIGGWTFEPWRGVFYPEKLTQAKELSYAASKLTSIEINGTYYGSQKPESFRKWASEVPEGFVFSVKGPRFATNRRVLAEAGDSIKRFYDSGVLELGDHLGPVLWQFAPTKKFDGADFGKFLELLPRKLEGRALRHVVEVRHDSFCTPDFITLIRKFETPVVFAEHGKYPAIADVAGDFIYARLQKGNDEIKTCYPPKQLDAWSKRFQAWAEGSEPDDLPKVDKAKPKKEPRDVFAYVIHEGKVRAPAGAMELIARVA from the coding sequence GTGGCCAAAGCAAAAACCGCGTCAAAAAAATCCGGCAACATCTTCATCGGCATCGGCGGCTGGACCTTCGAGCCCTGGCGCGGCGTGTTCTATCCGGAGAAGCTGACGCAGGCCAAGGAGCTGTCCTATGCGGCCTCGAAACTCACCTCGATCGAAATCAACGGCACCTATTACGGCTCGCAGAAGCCGGAGAGCTTCCGCAAATGGGCAAGCGAGGTGCCGGAGGGTTTTGTGTTCTCGGTGAAGGGGCCGCGCTTTGCGACCAACCGCCGCGTGCTGGCGGAGGCCGGCGATTCCATCAAGCGGTTCTATGATTCCGGCGTGCTGGAACTCGGCGACCATCTCGGCCCCGTGCTGTGGCAGTTCGCGCCGACCAAGAAATTCGACGGCGCCGATTTCGGCAAATTCCTCGAGCTCTTGCCGCGCAAGCTCGAGGGGCGTGCGCTGCGCCATGTGGTGGAGGTCCGCCACGACAGCTTCTGCACGCCAGACTTCATCACGCTGATCCGCAAATTCGAGACGCCGGTGGTGTTCGCCGAGCACGGCAAATATCCGGCGATCGCCGACGTTGCCGGCGATTTCATCTATGCCCGGCTTCAGAAGGGCAATGACGAGATCAAGACCTGCTATCCGCCGAAACAGCTCGATGCCTGGAGCAAGCGCTTCCAGGCCTGGGCCGAGGGAAGCGAACCCGACGACCTGCCGAAGGTCGACAAGGCCAAGCCGAAGAAGGAGCCGCGCGACGTGTTCGCCTACGTGATCCATGAGGGCAAGGT